Proteins encoded in a region of the Elaeis guineensis isolate ETL-2024a chromosome 7, EG11, whole genome shotgun sequence genome:
- the LOC105049206 gene encoding ruBisCO large subunit-binding protein subunit alpha isoform X2 — translation MSLSSSSSLIFSPQGLSSTSRWESKRVPIPSRNLCLGRSFRVRAGPKRISFGNDCRKTLQTGIDKLANAVAVTLGPKGRNVVLDEPGVPKVINDGVTIARAIELSDAIENAGAMLIQEVACKTNDSAGDGSTTAIVLAREMIKLGLLAVASGANPVSLKKGIDKAVCELIKILRSKCSPISGKEDIKAVAAISAGNDDFIGSLISEAIDQIGPDGVITIESSSSFDTVIEVQEGMKIDKGYMSPHFITNQDKSIVEFQNAKVLVTDQKVTNVKDIIPLLEKTTQLSVPLLIIAEDISSEVLATLVLNKLRGILNVAAVKCPGFGEAKKAHLQDIALMTGADFVSSDLGLMLRGVTSDQLGVAQKITITSNSTTIVADPSMRAEIQARILQIKKDLTETDSSYLARKLSERIAKLSSGVAVIKVGAPTEAELEDRKLRIEDAKNATSAAIDEGIAPGGGATLVQLSKHIPTIVHLIDDPEEKIGADIVGKMNVHCNLRAFWTFRHSLYQPHQ, via the exons AtgtctctctcctcttcctcctcactCATCTTCTCGCCCCAAGGCCTCTCTTCCACC AGCCGTTGGGAGTCTAAGAGGGTTCCAATACCATCGAGAAATCTATGTTTGGGGAGGAGTTTTCGAGTGAGAGCAGGTCCAAAGAGGATATCTTTTGGCAACGATTGCAGAAAAACGTTACAAACTGGTATAGATAAGCTCGCCAACGCTGTCGCCGTGACCTTGGGACCCAAAG GGCGTAATGTTGTCCTTGATGAACCAGGAGTGCCCAAAGTAATTAATGATGGGGTTACAATTGCTCGGGCTATTGAACTTTCAGATGCAATTGAAAATGCTGGGGCAATGCTAATTCAAGAG GTAGCATGCAAGACAAATGACTCTGCTGGTGATGGGAGCACCACGGCAATTGTTTTGGCTCGAGAAATGATCAAGTTAGGATTGTTGGCTGTGGCTTCTGGGGCTAACCCAGTTTCTCTAAAAAAGGGTATTGATAAAGCTGTTTGTGAACTGATCAAAATCTTGAGGAGCAAATGCAGTCCTATAAGCGGGAAGGAGGATATAAAAG CTGTAGCTGCAATCTCTGCTGGCAACGATGATTTTATTGGGAGTCTTATCTCTGAGGCTATAGATCAGATTGGTCCTGATGGAGTGATCACAATTGAATCATCATCATCTTTTGATACTGTTATTGAGGTTCAGGAAGGAATGAAG atAGACAAAGGCTACATGTCACCGCACTTCATCACAaatcaggataaatcaattgtggAGTTTCAGAATGCTAAAGTTCTAGTAACTGATCAAAAGGTGACAAATGTTAAAGACATCATCCCTCTGTTAGAAAAGACCACTCAACTGAGTGTTCCTCTATTAATTATTGCTGAGGATATCTCAAGTGAGGTGCTGGCAACATTGGTCCTTAACAAGCTGAGAGGAATATTAAATGTCGCAGCTGTCAAGTGTCCAGGGTTTGGGGAAGCAAAGAAAGCTCATCTGCAAGATATTGCTCTTATGACAG GTGCTGATTTTGTTTCTAGTGACTTGGGCTTGATGCTTAGAGGTGTAACTTCAGACCAGCTAGGTGTTGCTCAGAAGATAACTATAACAAGTAACTCAACAACCATTGTTGCTGACCCATCTATGAGAGCTGAGATTCAGGCAAGAATTTTacaaataaagaaagatttgACTGAAACAGATAGTTCCTACCTAGCAAGGAAGCTTTCTGAGAGGATAGCAAAACTCTCAAGTGGTGTAGCTGTGATCAAG GTAGGGGCACCCACTGAGGCGGAACTTGAGGACAGGAAACTTAGAATCGAGGATGCGAAGAACGCGACTTCTGCTGCCATAGATGAGGGTATAGCACCAGGTGGAGGGGCGACATTGGTCCAGTTATCAAAGCATATTCCCACCATAGTGCATCTGATTGATGACCCGGAAGAGAAGATTGGTGCTGACATAGTTGGAAAG
- the LOC105049207 gene encoding glycine cleavage system H protein 2, mitochondrial — MAARLLWASRAASYLRISTFPRGFASVVKDLKYADTHEWIKVDGTSAMVGITDHAQDHLGDVVYVELPEVGSNVTQGKNFGAVESVKATSDINSPVSGEVVEVNSELNNSPGLVNASPYKDGWIIKVKMSDEGELNSLMDSDQYTKFCEEEDAKH; from the exons ATGGCGGCGAGATTGCTGTGGGCTTCGAGAGCCGCCTCGTACCTTAGGATCTCCACCTTCCCGAGGGGTTTTGCCAGTG TTGTGAAGGATTTGAAATATGCTGACACACATGAATGGATTAAGGTTGATGGCACATCTGCAATGGTTGGAATAACAGATCATGCTCAG GACCACTTAGGTGATGTCGTGTATGTGGAATTGCCTGAAGTTGGTTCCAACGTGACACAGGGAAAGAATTTTGGGGCAGTTGAAAGTGTCAAGGCAACTAGTGACATCAATTCTCCTGTGTCTGGAGAAGTAGTTGAAGTTAATTCTGAGCTAAATAACTCTCCTGGATTG GTTAATGCAAGCCCATATAAAGATGGATGGATTATAAAGGTCAAAATGAGCGATGAAGGCGAGTTGAACTCATTAATGGACTCTGATCAATACACAAAATTCTGTGAGGAAGAAGATGCCAAACATTGA